GACGCTTTGACGGGGAACTCGACGTTGTAAACCCCGGCTTCGAGGCTCCTCGTCAAGGTGTATCCCGAATTACGGAAGACCCGCATCATGGACAGATTGTCTGGCAAGACGTAGGCCTTGAAGGCCTCCACCCCGTGGGATCGAGCGTAAGTTGTGAGAATCTGAAGAAGTTGGGTTCCGATCCCCCGACCCTGCTGATCGTCTGCAACGGCAAACGCCACTTCGGCCTTGCTGGAATCGTCCAGCTCTCGGTCGTACCGGCCAACGCCGATCATCTCGTCTTCGTGAAGAACGACGACGGCCATGCGGCTCTCGTAGTCGACATTCGTAAAGAACTCGACTTCCTCATCGGTGAGACGTTCCTTGGCACGAAAGAATCGGTAGTAACGCGACTGAATTCCGAGCCGCTGAAACATATCTACGAGCGACTTGGCGTCGCTCGGCCGAATCGGCCGACAACGGGCGACCACGCCATCACGCAGAACAATGTTAAGTTCGTATTCGCTTGGGTATTCCATCATGCTTCCTTGGTACAGAATTGGAGAAATCTCTTGCGGGGCCAGGTATTGACACACTGGTTCGGATCCAGCCAACCCCGCTGTGCCTGTTGGACGCCCCACCGCATATAGTCGAGTTCCCTGACCCGGTGGGCGTCGGTAACAATTGTGAATGATACGTTCCGCCCGCGTGCTTTCCGGATCACCTCGCTCGTGGCATCAAGGCGCTCCAGGTGCGAATTGATCTCGAGAGCGACCCCGGTGGTTTCGGCACCCTCCAGGATGGCGTCTACATCGAATTCAATACCGGGTCGGCGACCAATCATACGTCCGGACAAATGTCCGATCGCCCGCACGGCGGGGTTGCCCATGGCTGTAAGCAACCGGATCGTCTGGCGTTCGGTCGGCAGGTCAAAATGGGAATGCACCGACGCCACCGTGAAATCAAACCCGGCCAGGAACTCCGCGTCGTAATCGACGTTGCCGTCGGGGTCAATGTTCAACTCGGTACCGTGAAGAAGCTCGATCGTCGGATACCGACTGGCTAGTTCCCGAAGGCAGCCGCGCTGCTCGACCATCTGCTCAGGGCTCGCCCCATTGATGGTGAGATCCTCGGCATGATCAGTGATGACCATGTACTCGTAGCCGCGCGCCAGGCATCCTTCAATCATGTCGATCAGCGTGTCTTCGCCATCTCCTGATAGATCGGAGTGAACGTGCAGGTCGCCACGAATCATGTCCAACGTCACGGCCGGGATGGGTCCGCTCTCTGCTGCTTCAATCTCGCCGGAATCCTCCCGCAAGCGGGGCACCACATACGCAAGGTCCAGCGCACCGTAGATGTCCGCTTCGGACAAGGCTGCAATCACGCGGTCATCCCCGGCATCGGCCAACGCATACTCATTGAGGGTCATCCCCCGGGCAATCGCTCGCTGCCGCAGGGCAATATTGTGGGCTTTTGAACCTGTGAAGTACATAATCGCCGCCCCAAAAGACTCAGGAGCGACGACCCTGACATCGATCTGGAGACCGGCGTGGGTCAGGAAACTCACCTTGGTGTCTCCATCGGCGATGATCTCATCGACCACCGGCAGGTCACGGACCCGGTTGGCGACCGGCTGTGGTGTGCTGGAGGCAACGAGTATGTCGACATCGGCAACGGTGTCGCGCAGTCGTCTCAGGCTTCCGCAAATCTTCACCTCGACCACACCATCGACCGCAGCCAGCTCTTTGGCAACCCGCTCGGCAACCGGCATCGCTTCGGCGATCGGAGTACGGCGATCCTTGCCTGACATGCCCAATCGGCCGATCGCTTTACCCAGCTTCTCTTCGGTCTTTGCCCCGAGCCCGGCCACGTCGCGAAGCTTCTCCCCGGCAATCGCTGCGGTCAGTTTCTCTACGGAATCGACACCGAGCTCATCGCGCAATTTGGCGGCGGTTTTGGCGCCGAGTCCAGGGATCTTCACCATCTGGCGGTAGTCGGCGGGAAACATCGCCCGAAGACGGTCAAGCTTGTCGATACTCCCTCGATCAATGAATTCACCGATCTTGTCAGCAGTGGATTTGCCGATACCTTTGAGGCCGATCATCTCCGATTTGGACAAGGTCGTGATGTCAGGCTGCAATTCGCGCAGCGAGCGAGAGGCCGACTCGTACGCCCGAGCCCGGAAGGATTGTGGATTCTGATCCTCGAGCTTGGTTAGCTCAGCAAGTTCGTCAAAGAGGTCGGCGAGAGTGGCATTGATCACATCCAGCAGACTAGGTGACGGTGGGTCCCATTCGAGGCGCTCAACCCCGCAGGGTTGGCTGATATTGGGCCAGATACGACTGCAGCTTCAGCTTGCGACGAGTCGAGTCAGATGTCATATATCGGACCTTCCCGAATATTTCGCGCTCGGGACCCCAAGCCCGGTCGAACCTTCCTAGCACCCAATGGATCCCTGACACTGAATTGGGATCCCGGCCGTCCAACGCATACCGGTTGTTGAGGTCCATCATGACGGTATGGGCGATCCTTGGATGTGGAGAC
This sequence is a window from Acidimicrobiia bacterium. Protein-coding genes within it:
- the polX gene encoding DNA polymerase/3'-5' exonuclease PolX, which gives rise to MINATLADLFDELAELTKLEDQNPQSFRARAYESASRSLRELQPDITTLSKSEMIGLKGIGKSTADKIGEFIDRGSIDKLDRLRAMFPADYRQMVKIPGLGAKTAAKLRDELGVDSVEKLTAAIAGEKLRDVAGLGAKTEEKLGKAIGRLGMSGKDRRTPIAEAMPVAERVAKELAAVDGVVEVKICGSLRRLRDTVADVDILVASSTPQPVANRVRDLPVVDEIIADGDTKVSFLTHAGLQIDVRVVAPESFGAAIMYFTGSKAHNIALRQRAIARGMTLNEYALADAGDDRVIAALSEADIYGALDLAYVVPRLREDSGEIEAAESGPIPAVTLDMIRGDLHVHSDLSGDGEDTLIDMIEGCLARGYEYMVITDHAEDLTINGASPEQMVEQRGCLRELASRYPTIELLHGTELNIDPDGNVDYDAEFLAGFDFTVASVHSHFDLPTERQTIRLLTAMGNPAVRAIGHLSGRMIGRRPGIEFDVDAILEGAETTGVALEINSHLERLDATSEVIRKARGRNVSFTIVTDAHRVRELDYMRWGVQQAQRGWLDPNQCVNTWPRKRFLQFCTKEA